The stretch of DNA TATGAGCGCGAGGCCTTCCAGGAAATCGACTACCGCCGCATGTTCGGCCAGATGGCCAAGTGGGTCGCGCAGATCGACCGCACCGACCGCATCCCCGAGTTCATCGCGCGTGCCTTCGCGGTAGCGACCAGCGGCCGGCCCGGCCCGGTGGTGCTGGCGCTGCCCGAGGACACGCTGTGGGGCAAGGCCACCGTGGCCGACATGCCGCGCTACGTGCGCAGCCACTCGGCTCCGGCGGCGCACGCGCTGGCGTCGCTGGCCGCGATGCTGGAACAGGCCGAGCGCCCCTTCCTGATGATTGGTGGTTCCGGCTGGACCCCCGAGGCGATGCGGCAGATGGAAGGTTTCGCCGAACGCTTCGGCTTGCCGGTGGGGCTGGCGTGGCGCAGGCTGGAGTGTTTCGACAACCACCATCCCAACTACGCCGGCCACGTTGGCTGGGGCATGGGCGAGGCGTTACGTACTCGCATCCGCGAGTCGGACCTGCTGATCGCTGTCGGCACCCGCATGGGCGAGGCCACCACCGAGGGCTATACCGTGGTGGAAAGCCCGCTGCCGCGCCAGCGGCTGGTGCATGTGTATCCGGATCCGGAAGAGCTGGGCCGCGTGTTCCGCGCGGAGGTGCCTGTTGTTGCCGACGTCGTCTCGTTCGCCGCCGCGGTGGATGGCCTGCGCCCGGCGCGCGCACACAACCGCGCCGCGTTGGTGGCGCGCGCACGGCACGATTACCTCGACAGCCAGAAGGCGCTGCCCGCCCCAGGCCCGCTGAACCTGAACCAGGCCGCCTGCCTGGTGCGCGAGCGCCTGCCCGAGGACGCCTGCATCACCGTCGGCGCCGGCAACTACGCGGTCTTTCCGCATACCTATTACCGCTACAAGGGCGTTGGCACCAGCCTTGCGCCCACCGTGGGCTCGATGGGCTACGGCCTGCCGGCGGCCATCTCGGCCAAGCTGGAGCACCCGGAACGCACCGTGGTCTGCTATGCGGGCGACGGCTGCTTCCAGATGAACCTGCAGGAGCTGGGCGTGGCCATGCAGTACCGCCTCGGCATCGTGGTGCTGGTGTTCAACAACGGCATCTGGGGCACGATCCGCGCCCACCAGGAACGCGAGTTCCCCGGCCGGACCATCGCGCTGGGCTTCGAGAACCCGGAGTTCGCAGAGCTGGCGCGCGCCTACCGCGGCTACGGCGAGGTGGTGGCCAGCGACGCCGAATTCGGCCCCGCGCTGGATCGCGCGCTCGACTTTGCCAGCACGCACAGCATGCCGGCGCTGCTGGAGCTGCGTTACGACCCCGACGGCATCGCGCCCGGCATGACCCTGTCAGGCATCCGCGCGGCGGCACTGGCGCGCCAGGCGGCAGGCTGAACCGGGGATTCCCTTCACAACAAGATCCAAACCATGCGTGCCTTCTTCTCGGATGATCAGTTGCTGCACGAGCCCCGCCAGTTCATGCGCGCGGGCCGGTTGTGCGCGCCGACCGACGTGCCGGCCCGCGCAGCGGCACTGCAGCGCGCACTGGCCGCGCGCGGCATCGAACTGGCGGCGCCGCCCGATTGCGGGCGCGCGCCGCTGGAAGCGGTGCACAGTCCGGCCTATCTCGACTTCCTCGCCAGCGCCTGGGCGCGCTGGCAGGAATTGGCGCGCCCCGGCTTCGAGCCCGGCATCGAAGTCCTGCCCAATCTTTCCCCGTATCACAACGGCAAGGTCGGCGAGCCGCGCCGTCCCGGGTGTCCCACCGATTCGGTGATTGCCCAGGCCGGCTACTACCTGGGCGACCTCAGCTGCCCGCTCGGGCCGGACAGCTGGCGCGCGATCCTGCGCGGCGCGCACAGCGCGGTGGCGGCGGCGCGCCATGTGTGCGAGCGGCAGGACGGCGCCGGCATGGCCTACGCGCTGTGCCGTCCCTCCGGCCACCACGCCCACAGCGACCGCGCGGCCGGGTTCTGCTACGTCAACAACTCGGCCATCGCGGCACAGACGCTGCTGGCCCGCTTCGGCAAGGTGGCGGTGCTCGACGTCGATGCGCATCATGGTGACGGCACCCAGCAGATCTTTTATCACCGCTCCGATGTGATGACGATTTCGCTGCATGCCGATCCGGTGGATTACTACCCCTTCTACACCGGCTATGCAAACGAGCGCGGCCATGGCGCGGGCTATGGCTACAACCTCAACTTCCCGCTGCCGCACGGCAGCGGCGACGCCGAGTTCCTGTCGGCGCTGGATGGGGCGCTGGACGCGCTGCGCGACTATCGTCCGCAGGCGGTGGTGCTGGCGCTGGGCTTCGATACCTACGAGAACGATCCGATCAGCGTCCTGAAGGTCAGCATCGATGGCTACCGCGGCATCGGCGAGCGCATCCATGCACTGGGCCTGCCAACGGTAGTGGTGCAGGAGGGCGGCTACGAGGTCGAGGCCATCGGCCGCGGGCTGGATGCATTCCTGGCAGGTTTCGCGCCTGCGACCGCATGAGAGCGCAACCACCAATACTGGGAGAACTGCAATGACTAGCAAGATCGCCGTCAACGGCCAGCGCCTGTGGCAATCGCTGATGGATCTGGCGCGGATCGGCGCCACGCCGAAGGGCGGCAATGCGCGGCTGGCGCTGACCGCGCTCGACGGCCAGGGCCGCGACCTGGTATGCGGCTGGATGCGCGACGCGGGCCTGACCGTGACGGTGGACCGGGTCGGCAATATCTTCGGGCGCCGCGCCGGGCGCAACGAAGCGCTGCCGCCGGTGATGACCGGCAGCCATATCGATACGCAGCCGACCGGCGGCAAGTTCGACGGCTGCTTCGGCGTGCTGGCCGGGCTGGAAGTCATGCGCACGCTCAACGACCATGGCGTGACCACCGAAGCGCCGCTCGAACTGGCCATCTGGACCAACGAGGAAGGCACGCGCTTCGTGCCAGTGATGATGGGTTCGGGCGTGTTCGCGGGCATCTTCCCGCTGCAGACCGCGCTGGACGCCACCGATACCGAAGGCAAGCGCGTGGCGGACGAACTGCAGGCGATAGGCTACGCCGGCACCGACGAAGTGGGCAGGCGCCCGGTGGGAGCGTACTTCGAGGCGCATATCGAACAGGGCCCGGTGCTGGAAGCGGCGGACAACGTGATCGGCGTGGTCACCGGTTCGCTCGGGCTGCGGTGGTACGACGTGACCGTGACCGGCATGGAAGCGCACGCCGGCCCCACGCCGATGCCGCTGCGCCGTGACGCGCTCTATGGCGCCACCCACGTGATGCAGGAAGTGGTGCGCATCGCCCACGACTTCGCGCCGCACGGCCGCGGCACGGTGGGCGTGGTCAATCTCCACCCCGGCTCGCGCAACGTGATCCCCGGCGCGGTGAAGTTTACGGTCGACCTGCGCCACGAGGATGCCGGCAAGCTGGCCGAGATGGATGCCCGCTTCCGCGCCGCGTGCGAGGCGCTGGCACAGGGCAAGACCACCGGTGCCACCTTCGACGTGAAGGTCGACGATGTCCAGTATTTCCCGCCGACCCCGTTCGCGCCGGAACTGGTCGACCACGTGCGCCGCGAGGCCGTCGCGCGCGGCTACAGCCAGCAGAATATCGTCACTGGCGCTGGCCACGATGCCGTCTACATGGCGAGCGTGGCCCCGACCGCGATGATCTTCGTGCCCTGCAAGGACGGCATCAGCCACAACGAAGTGGAAGATGCCCGGCCCGAGCACCTGGAGGCCGGCGCCAACGTGCTGCTCGGCGCAATGGTCGCGCAGGCGGGCGCATGACCGCCGCGGCGCGGGGCATGCCCGACTGGTGGCGTGGCGGGCTGCTGTTCCTGTGCGTGGTGACGCTGTTCGCTACCGTCGACGCCACCGCCAAGCACCTGGTCGGCCGCTATCCCGCGCCGTTTCTCAATGCTGTGCGCTACGGCGCCACGCTTGCGGTAGCGGTGGCTATGCTAGCCAGCTCAGGCCAGTTGCGCTTCTGGCACACCCCGCACCGCGGCCTGCTGATGCTGCGAGGTCTGATGCTCGCCGTGGTCGGCACCTGCTTCATGACCGCGCTGCTGTGGATGCCGCTGGCCGAGGCCACCGCCATCTATTTCATGGCGCCGCTGATGGTGGTGGGGCTGTCGCCGTGGATGCTGGGCGAGAAGGTCGGCCCGCGCCAGTGGCTGGCGGTAGGCGCGGGCTTCTGCGGCATGCTGCTGATCGTACGCCCCGGCGGCGCGGTGTCGTGGCTTGGCACCGTGCTGATGCTGGCCGCCACGCTGGCCTACGCCATGCTGCAACTGCTGACCCGGCGCATGGCGGGGCAGGTCGATGCGCGCGTGCAGTATGGCTTTGCCGCGCTGGTCTGCATGGTTGCCACCGGCGTGCCGGCGCCGTTCTTCCCGCCGCCGGTCTGGCCCGACCTGGCCGACTGGCTGGCGATCCTGGCCATGGGCCTGATGAGCGCGGCGGCGCAGGTGCTGCTGATCCTGGCGCTGCAGCGCGCCCCGGCATCGCGGCTGGCACCGCTGAACTATTTCCACCTGCTGCTGGCACTGGTCTACAGCGCGCTGTGGTTCGGGCGCTGGCCCGACGCACTGGCGCTGGCCGGCATCGCCCTGATCGTGGTCGCGGGCCTGACGCAGACGCTGCCGTCGCCCGCGGTCCTGTCAACCAAACGAGGAACCCCATGAGCGAACCACGCGACCTGTCTTACTGGCAGGCCCGGGCAAAAGCACTGCGCCCGCAAAGCCGCGCCTACATCCGCGGCGCATGGACCGACGCCGCCGACGGCGCCACCTTCGACACCATCAACCCCGCCACTGGTGCGGTGCTGGCCAAGGTGGCGGCATGCGGCGCGGCGGATGTCGACCGTGCCGTCGCGGCGGCGCGCCAGGCCTTCGAACAAGGCGTCTGGTCCGGACTGGTACCGCGCGAGCGCAAGGCGGTGCTGCTGCGCCTGGCCGCGCTGATGGAGACCCACCGCGAAGAACTGGCCCTGCTGGAAACGCTGGACATGGGCAAGCCCATCGGCGATACGCTGGTCTACGACATTCCGGAAGCGGCGCGCACCTTCGCGTGGTACGCCGAGGCCATCGACAAGCGCTACGACGAGATCGCCCCCACCGGCGGCAACGTGCTCGCCACCATCACGCGCGAGCCGCTCGGCGTGGTGGCGGCCGTGGTGCCGTGGAACTATCCGCTGCTGATGGGCAGCTGGAAGGTGGCTCCGGCGCTCGCCGCCGGCAACAGCGTCATCCTCAAGCCAGCCGAACAGTCGCCGCTGACCGCGCTGCGGCTCGCCGAGCTGGCCGCTGAAGCCGGCATTCCGCCCGGGGTCTTCAACGTGGTGCCGGGACTGGGTGCACAGGCCGGCCAGGCGCTCGGCCTGCATCCGGACGTGGATTGCATCGCCTTCACCGGCTCCACGGCCACCGGCAAGCGCTTCATGGAATATTCCGGCCAGTCCAACCTGAAGCGTGTCTGGCTCGAATGCGGCGGCAAGTCGCCGCACATTGTGTTCGACGACTGCCCCGACCTCGACCGCGCGGCGCAGGCCGCCGCCGTCGGCATCTTCAACAACCAGGGCGAAATCTGCATCGCCGGCTCGCGCCTTTATGTCCAGCGCGCCATCTATGAGCCGTTCATGGAGAAGTTGGAGGCGTATGCCCGAGCGATGCAGCCCGGCGATCCACTCGACCCGTCCTCCGCCATGGGTGCCATCGTCGACGCGCGCCAACTCGACCGCGTGATGTCCTATGTCGACGGCGGCCAACGCGAAGGCGCGCGGCTGCGCCTGGGCGGGGAACGCGTCCGCACGGACACCGGCGGCTACTTCCTGCAGCCCACCATCTTCGAATGCCCGAGCCAGTCGCTCAGCATCGTGCGCGAGGAAATCTTCGGACCGGTGCTGGCCGTGACTGTGTTCGACACGGAGGATGAAGTCGTGCGCATGGCCAACGATTCGCCTTATGGGCTTGGCTCAGGGTTGTGGACCGCCAGCCTGTCACGCGCACACCGTGTCTCGCGTCGGCTGCGGGCCGGGCTGGTGTGGGTCAACTGCTATATGGATGGCGATATCACGGTGCCGTTCGGCGGAGTCAAGCAATCGGGTTCCGGGCGCGACAAGTCGTTGCATGCGTTGGACAAATACAGCGATCTGAAGACTACGTGGATCAGGCTGGAGTAAGCCGGGCAATCACTGGGTCGGAAATGGGGGGTGAGTCCGGCAATGGCGCCGGCTGCCGGGCGGTGCCTCAGTCGATCAGCTTCCCCTGTGCATCGAAGAACGGATACGCAGGTCCGTGGTCCCCGATGGCAACGGCATGGGTGACCAGTCCGTGCACGGGATGCCAACAGTGCAGCAGCAGGCCCGGCGGCTCCATGCGGAAGCGCGAAGCCGCCTGCGGGTCGAGGTCCAGCGCAACCTGGTGCGCCGGGCCGGGCGCGGTCATGGCGATGGTGCCGCCGAAGCGCCGGGTGATATGCCGATGCAGATGGCCGCACAGCACTCGCTCCACCTGTGGATGGCGCCGCACCACGGCCTCGAGCAGCGCGGCGTTTTCCAGGCCCTGCCGGTCCATATGGCCGATGCCGGTGTGGAAAGGCGGGTGATGCAGCATCAGCAGGGTCGGGCGCTGCGGCGCGGCGGCCAGCGCGGCTTCCAGCCATGGCAGCGCATCCGGATCCACGCGCCCGCCGCTTTGGCCGGGGACGGTGCAGTCGAAGGCGATCAGCGTCAGGGGCCCCGCGTCGATGCGGTAATGGACCGGGGCGTCGGCATCGCCCGCGGCGAACAGATAGGCGTGATCGGCGTGATCTGCGAATACGCGGCGCAGTGCGGCGCGGCTGTCGTGATTGCCCGGCATCAGCCGCACCGGCATCGGCAAGGATTCAAGGATCGCTCGCAGAAAGCGATATTCATCCTCGCTGCCGAAGTCGACCAGGTCGCCGGTCACCACCGCAACGTCGGGGCGCTGAGGCAACGCCAGCAGCGTGTCGATGCACTGGCGCAGGGCGCCCGCGGTATCCACGCGCCGGTAGGAAAGCCTGCCGCCCGCCTTGATATGCAGGTCCGTGATGTGGGCGACCAGGTAGGGCGTGGCCGGGGGTGCGCTCTGCATCATGCCGCGCTCCCTACTGACACCGAGGGCGCAGCGGGCACCGTCAGCAGATGGCCGGTATCGATGCGCAGGCCAACGCGGTCGCCGGCTACCCAGCGGTCGCGTCGCGCGGTATCGAGCACGATCGGGGCAGGTGCGCCAACATCGACCAGCAGCCGGGTTGCATGGCCAAGGAACAGGGCCGTGACGACACTGCCGGCCACATGGACGTCGGGCGCATTCGGTGCGTCGGCCAGCGCTACGTCCTCGGGCCGGAACATCAGCTCCACCTGCGCCACCTCGATGTGCCGCGGCTCACGCGGCAATGCGCCACCAGGCACGCGCCATACCTGGTGATCCGCAGCC from Cupriavidus taiwanensis encodes:
- a CDS encoding thiamine pyrophosphate-binding protein; translated protein: MSQAYPTLRERNGGQILVEQLRIQGVRRVFLVPGESYLPCIDALYDHQDAITPIVCRQESGAGYMAEAHGKLTGEPGVCFVTRGPGATNASIAVHTAFQDSTPMILFVGQVGNDFYEREAFQEIDYRRMFGQMAKWVAQIDRTDRIPEFIARAFAVATSGRPGPVVLALPEDTLWGKATVADMPRYVRSHSAPAAHALASLAAMLEQAERPFLMIGGSGWTPEAMRQMEGFAERFGLPVGLAWRRLECFDNHHPNYAGHVGWGMGEALRTRIRESDLLIAVGTRMGEATTEGYTVVESPLPRQRLVHVYPDPEELGRVFRAEVPVVADVVSFAAAVDGLRPARAHNRAALVARARHDYLDSQKALPAPGPLNLNQAACLVRERLPEDACITVGAGNYAVFPHTYYRYKGVGTSLAPTVGSMGYGLPAAISAKLEHPERTVVCYAGDGCFQMNLQELGVAMQYRLGIVVLVFNNGIWGTIRAHQEREFPGRTIALGFENPEFAELARAYRGYGEVVASDAEFGPALDRALDFASTHSMPALLELRYDPDGIAPGMTLSGIRAAALARQAAG
- a CDS encoding histone deacetylase family protein — its product is MRAFFSDDQLLHEPRQFMRAGRLCAPTDVPARAAALQRALAARGIELAAPPDCGRAPLEAVHSPAYLDFLASAWARWQELARPGFEPGIEVLPNLSPYHNGKVGEPRRPGCPTDSVIAQAGYYLGDLSCPLGPDSWRAILRGAHSAVAAARHVCERQDGAGMAYALCRPSGHHAHSDRAAGFCYVNNSAIAAQTLLARFGKVAVLDVDAHHGDGTQQIFYHRSDVMTISLHADPVDYYPFYTGYANERGHGAGYGYNLNFPLPHGSGDAEFLSALDGALDALRDYRPQAVVLALGFDTYENDPISVLKVSIDGYRGIGERIHALGLPTVVVQEGGYEVEAIGRGLDAFLAGFAPATA
- a CDS encoding Zn-dependent hydrolase; translated protein: MTSKIAVNGQRLWQSLMDLARIGATPKGGNARLALTALDGQGRDLVCGWMRDAGLTVTVDRVGNIFGRRAGRNEALPPVMTGSHIDTQPTGGKFDGCFGVLAGLEVMRTLNDHGVTTEAPLELAIWTNEEGTRFVPVMMGSGVFAGIFPLQTALDATDTEGKRVADELQAIGYAGTDEVGRRPVGAYFEAHIEQGPVLEAADNVIGVVTGSLGLRWYDVTVTGMEAHAGPTPMPLRRDALYGATHVMQEVVRIAHDFAPHGRGTVGVVNLHPGSRNVIPGAVKFTVDLRHEDAGKLAEMDARFRAACEALAQGKTTGATFDVKVDDVQYFPPTPFAPELVDHVRREAVARGYSQQNIVTGAGHDAVYMASVAPTAMIFVPCKDGISHNEVEDARPEHLEAGANVLLGAMVAQAGA
- a CDS encoding DMT family transporter, which produces MTAAARGMPDWWRGGLLFLCVVTLFATVDATAKHLVGRYPAPFLNAVRYGATLAVAVAMLASSGQLRFWHTPHRGLLMLRGLMLAVVGTCFMTALLWMPLAEATAIYFMAPLMVVGLSPWMLGEKVGPRQWLAVGAGFCGMLLIVRPGGAVSWLGTVLMLAATLAYAMLQLLTRRMAGQVDARVQYGFAALVCMVATGVPAPFFPPPVWPDLADWLAILAMGLMSAAAQVLLILALQRAPASRLAPLNYFHLLLALVYSALWFGRWPDALALAGIALIVVAGLTQTLPSPAVLSTKRGTP
- a CDS encoding aldehyde dehydrogenase, which gives rise to MSEPRDLSYWQARAKALRPQSRAYIRGAWTDAADGATFDTINPATGAVLAKVAACGAADVDRAVAAARQAFEQGVWSGLVPRERKAVLLRLAALMETHREELALLETLDMGKPIGDTLVYDIPEAARTFAWYAEAIDKRYDEIAPTGGNVLATITREPLGVVAAVVPWNYPLLMGSWKVAPALAAGNSVILKPAEQSPLTALRLAELAAEAGIPPGVFNVVPGLGAQAGQALGLHPDVDCIAFTGSTATGKRFMEYSGQSNLKRVWLECGGKSPHIVFDDCPDLDRAAQAAAVGIFNNQGEICIAGSRLYVQRAIYEPFMEKLEAYARAMQPGDPLDPSSAMGAIVDARQLDRVMSYVDGGQREGARLRLGGERVRTDTGGYFLQPTIFECPSQSLSIVREEIFGPVLAVTVFDTEDEVVRMANDSPYGLGSGLWTASLSRAHRVSRRLRAGLVWVNCYMDGDITVPFGGVKQSGSGRDKSLHALDKYSDLKTTWIRLE
- a CDS encoding phosphodiesterase yields the protein MMQSAPPATPYLVAHITDLHIKAGGRLSYRRVDTAGALRQCIDTLLALPQRPDVAVVTGDLVDFGSEDEYRFLRAILESLPMPVRLMPGNHDSRAALRRVFADHADHAYLFAAGDADAPVHYRIDAGPLTLIAFDCTVPGQSGGRVDPDALPWLEAALAAAPQRPTLLMLHHPPFHTGIGHMDRQGLENAALLEAVVRRHPQVERVLCGHLHRHITRRFGGTIAMTAPGPAHQVALDLDPQAASRFRMEPPGLLLHCWHPVHGLVTHAVAIGDHGPAYPFFDAQGKLID